Proteins co-encoded in one Stomoxys calcitrans chromosome 5, idStoCalc2.1, whole genome shotgun sequence genomic window:
- the LOC131997587 gene encoding uncharacterized protein LOC131997587 yields MTIFPLLNGVWEESSKFSLVKIPITPKCRICKDRHFLKHCPAFQGMSVVRRREVIREKGFCFNCLCTAHTRNWCPSRNKCMVCQLNHHTMVHVDQSSTPKATLQHMHQHSQNTTRKIEKNGRSCNSRKPNSTQHRAKSKAQDQEPHLHFRERLSHRTRQHVFLPTLLARIPTPDGPAKTRILMNSGEVQTMILQTLVERLHLRTTRKDNKEYCTLNLESYQDPLAKIQIIGMVQKKFRTTLPKPISEPKLRAIYDHITDLADPNFHNPCNVEILLANDQIPRILRAGMIQTSSSMPIAQSTIFGWTISGACRY; encoded by the exons ATGACAATCTTCCCCCTACTGAATGGTGTCTGGGAAGAGTCATCAAAGTTTTCACTGGTAAAGATTCCAAT CACACCCAAATGTCGAATTTGCAAGGATCGACATTTCCTCAAACATTGTCCCGCCTTCCAAGGAATGTCTGTGGTAAGGAGACGAGAGGTAATCAGAGAAAAGGGATTTTGCTTTAATTGCCTCTGTACCGCTCATACCCGGAATTGGTGTCCATCACGAAATAAGTGCATGGTATGTCAACTCAACCACCATACAATGGTACATGTGGACCAATCCTCAACTCCTAAAGCCACTCTTCAACATATGCATCAACACTCCCAAAACACTACACGCAAGATCGAAAAAAATGGCCGTTCGTGCAACAGTCGCAAACCCAACAGCACTCAGCACCGTGCAAAATCCAAAGCTCAAGATCAGGAACCGCACCTACACTTCAGAGAACGGCTAAGCCATCGGACAAGACAGCACGTTTTTCTTCCAACATTGCTAGCTAGGATCCCAACACCCGATGGCCCAGCAAAAACGAGAATTCTCATGAATTCCGGTGAGGTTCAAACAATGATTCTTCAAACCCTAGTCGAGCGACTGCATCTTCGCACAACCAGAAAGGATAACAAGGAGTACTGCACATTGAATTTGGAATCATACCAAGATCCTTTAGCAAAAATCCAGATCATAGGTATGGTCCAAAAAAAGTTCCGAACAACTCTCCCCAAACCAATCAGCGAACCAAAGCTGCGTGCCATATACGACCACATTACCGATCTAGCAGATCCGAACTTCCACAATCCGTGCAACGTCGAAATTTTGCTGGCTAATGACCAAATACCAAGAATATTGCGAGCTGGGATGATCCAGACTTCCTCAAGTATGCCTATAGCCCAGAGCACAATATTCGGCTGGACAATTTCTGGAGCTTGTCGCTACTAA
- the LOC131997951 gene encoding uncharacterized protein LOC131997951 — MASQKFIFFSDQVVTLCANFSDMPIEDHSFSGLQVELDDLERRWRQLVQIYETEMTSEDPGCTQAVRSSIHAKFSESCKSYKNCKASILDLMHIERQKLEKTTSKDEPSMKVTEEGGYALKVPPCDTEFFSGGYDKWPSFRDMFTAIYTKHPKLSPAQRLFHLRAKTRGEANQIVKQFALTDDNFNLAWEALRQRYENRRILINHQLRKIFEIDPVTSEKGKGLRNLLYIVNNCLAVLRTYNISIITWDPFLVYWVSSKLPEETLTAWENSIHDHRQMPSWSQLDDFISKRLSMLESISDMRRPSRDSSSSNKAQNFHTKSDSYFRPCKVCRLNHTLRQCTKFKSWPLKEKLKFVTDNKICRNCLSYGHFDQKCQSEHVCQKCQQKHHTMLHPESCNSGNHDDNLRPSKPGTVNNQRESHYQTETYHLEADYEEEPSTSAAANSTTCPTSNVQLYFSDSGESTVLPTALVDIEHLGILFTIRVFIDQGSQESFISNRIINRLSIPTKKSFTRISGLGGAVLENSSKVCVITLKSRRSDYRLQASAIVVSSLNQLMPGIPTQISDWSSLNCLELADPNFSKPGQIDMLLGSDVLPSIIRSGIRKNVSGGLLAQETEFGWLISGPPTTRTVTTLASWVTSNDSLNEDIRKFWELEEVPVARSVSEDDAWCEEYYKKTTSRLADGKYVVRLPFRQNLDAEMFLGSSRRAAMGQYLRMEKTLKSSPELASEYTRVLEEYLKLGHMDPAPSTEIYKNNQYCSFYLPHHAVVRPESASTKVRVVFNASKKTSTGVSLNDILHTGPTLQNDLMNVILRWRFFKYVFNGDIEKMYRQIHVHMEDRPFQKILFRNSQTEGVQDFCLNTVTFGVNCAPYLAIRTLLQLSDDGKSTHPTAASILQSQIYVDDILSGGHTLIEARSYILELIDLLQSAGFPLKKLTANHSTILRDLPPEDLLTEDFLKFEETSDTKMLGIRWNAMTDQFFYKVTTISVPSTPITKRKILSIVAKLFDPAGWLAPIIVMAKMLMQQLWIDGTDWDEEVKPHSLEKWETFISNFSLIENIKVPRWINFSPECVLRMYLRIVKISKQSCFVLSASVKKQGSSFENYKLTQVGVMWSYITI; from the exons ATGGCTTCTCAGAAATTTATATTCTTTTCGGACCAGGTGGTCaccctttgtgccaatttttccGACATGCCAATTGAGGACCATTCATTCTCAGGTCTCCAAGTCGAGCTTGATGATTTGGAACGTCGGTGGCGCCAACTGGTCCAGATATATGAGACCGAGATGACATCCGAAGACCCGGGTTGTACCCAGGCAGTACGTTCATCAATCCATGCAAAGTTTTCAGAATCTTGTAAATCTTACAAGAACTGTAAAGCATCTATTCTTGATCTTATGCATATTGAAAGACAAAAGCTTGAGAAGACTACTTCAAAGGATGAGCCCAGCATGAAAGTGACAGAGGAAGGTGGTTACGCTTTAAAAGTCCCTCCATGTGATACTGAATTTTTCAGTGGAGGTTATGATAAATGGCCCAGCTTTAGGGACATGTTTACGGCCATCTACACGAAACATCCTAAGCTATCTCCAGCCCAAAGACTGTTTCACCTAAGGGCTAAAACACGAGGTGAAGCGAACCAGATTGTAAAACAGTTCGCTCTCACTGATGATAACTTCAATTTAGCCTGGGAGGCTCTGCGTCAGAGGTATGAGAATCGCCGCATTCTCATAAACCATCAACtgagaaagatatttgagattgaCCCTGTCACGTCGGAAAAGGGGAAAGGATTAAGGAATCTCCTGTACATAGTAAATAACTGTCTCGCGGTCTTAAGGACATACAATATTTCTATAATAACGTGGGATCCTTTCCTGGTTTATTGGGTCTCTTCCAAACTGCCGGAGGAAACCCTTACAGCTTGGGAAAACTCGATCCATGATCATAGACAGATGCCAAGTTGGTCCCAGTTAGACGATTTCATATCAAAGCGCTTGAGTATGCTGGAATCAATTTCAGACATGAGGAGGCCTTCAAGGGATTCTTCATCGTCTAACAAGGCCCAAAATTTCCATACTAAATCTGATTCATACTTCCGTCCCTGTAAGGTCTGTCGTCTGAATCACACTTTGCGACAATGTACTAAATTTAAATCATGGCCACTCAAGGAGAAACTGAAATTCGTAACTGATAATAAGATATGCCGAAATTGTCTCTCTTACGGACACTTTGACCAGAAATGTCAAAGTGAACATGTATGCCAGAAATGCCAACAGAAACATCACACAATGCTGCACCCGGAGTCGTGTAATTCTGGAAACCATGATGACAATCTTAGACCCTCAAAGCCTGGAACTGTGAATAATCAACGGGAATCTCATTATCAGACTGAGACCTATCATCTTGAAGCCGACTATGAAGAAGAGCCTTCTACGTCTGCTGCCGCAAATTCCACAACATGTCCAACTTCCAATGTCCAATTATACTTTTCAGATTCAGGAGAGTCAACTGTCTTGCCCACGGCATTAGTTGACATTGAGCACTTGGGTATATTGTTTACCATTCGGGTCTTCATAGATCAGGGATCTCAGGAGTCGTTTATATCTAACAGAATAATAAACAGACTGTCTATACCAACGAAGAAATCCTTCACGAGGATTTCCGGCCTAGGGGGAGCTGTTCTCGAAAACTCCTCCAAAGTTTGTGTCATTACTTTGAAGTCTCGTAGGTCGGACTATAGGCTTCAAGCTTCGGCCATAGTTGTTTCGAGCCTTAATCAATTGATGCCTGGAATTCCCACTCAAATTTCGGACTGGTCAAGCTTGAATTGCCTTGAATTGGCAGATCCGAACTTTTCCAAACCGGGGCAGATAGATATGCTCTTGGGAAGCGACGTATTACCTTCAATTATTCGATCTGGTATCCGAAAAAACGTTTCTGGTGGACTCTTGGCTCAGGAGACGGAATTCGGCTGGCTAATCAGCGGACCGCCAACAACTCGCACTGTTACTACTTTGGCTTCGTGGGTGACGTCTAATGACTCACTTAATGAGGATATTCGAAAGTTTTGGGAGTTGGAGGAAGTTCCTGTTGCAAGAAGTGTGTCAGAAGACGATGCTTGGTGTGAGGAATATTACAAAAAGACCACAAGTCGTTTGGCGGATGGGAAGTACGTAGTCAGGTTGCCCTTTCGACAGAATCTTGACGCTGAAATGTTTCTAGGATCTTCACGGCGTGCTGCTATGGGACAGTATCTCAGAAtggaaaaaacattgaaaagttCTCCTGAACTAGCTTCGGAATACACAAGAGTTTTAGAGGAGTACCTAAAACTAGGCCATATGGACCCCGCACCATCAACTGAAATCTACAAAAACAATCAGTATTGTTCGTTTTATTTGCCACATCATGCGGTGGTTAGGCCGGAAAGTGCATCTACTAAAGTAAGAGTGGTTTTTAATGCCTCAAAGAAAACATCTACCGGAGTTTCCCTTAATGATATCTTACACACTGGTCCAACGCTTCAAAATGACCTGATGAACGTGATCCTTCGCTGGCgattttttaaatatgtattcAATGGTGATATTGAAAAGATGTATCGCCAAATTCACGTTCATATGGAGGATAGACCATTTCAAAAAATACTGTTTCGGAACTCTCAAACTGAGGGAGTTCAGGATTTTTGTTTAAACACTGTGACCTTTGGTGTAAACTGTGCACCTTACTTAGCGATTCGAACACTGTTACAACTGAGTGACGATGGGAAATCTACACACCCAACAGCTGCGTCAATTCTTCAAAGTCAAATCTATGTTGATGACATACTTTCTGGGGGTCATACTTTAATCGAGGCACGGTCATATATATTGGAACTTATTGATTTGTTACAATCCGCTGGATTTCCGTTAAAGAAATTGACGGCAAATCACTCCACAATTCTCCGAGACTTGCCCCCGGAGGATCTTCTAActgaagattttttaaaatttgaagaaaCTAGCGATACAAAGATGTTAGGTATTCGTTGGAATGCCATGACGGATCAATTCTTTTACAAAGTTACCACGATCTCTGTTCCCTCCACTCCTATTACCAAACGGAAAATATTATCCATTGTAGCGAAGCTTTTCGATCCAGCGGGCTGGTTGGCTCCGATTATCGTTATGGCGAAGATGCTAATGCAACAGCTCTGGATTGATGGAACGGACTGGGACGAAGAAGTCAAACCACATTCCTTGGAAAAGTGGGAAACATTTATATCAAACTTCTCTCTAATTGAAAACATAAAAGTTCCTCGTTGGATAAATTTCTCCCCTGAAT GCGTACTGCGCATGTATCTACGTATTGTCAAAATATCCAAACAATCATGCTTCGTCCTATCTGCTAGTGTCAAAAAGCAAGGTAGCTCCTTTGAAAACTATAAGCTTACCCAAGTTGGAGTTATGTGGAGCTACATTACTATCTAA